TAATGATCTTGAGGCTTTCAACCACACCTCTGACGACCTGAGCATAAAAAAGGCGAACAAGTTCATATTCGTGCACATCCAATATTGCCTATCCGCCTATATCAAAATACACTTACTTGATGTTCAAGTCCACTGTACTCCCCTTCTGTGTTTTCACGGATAGTGATCAGATTTACATCATCATATCGTGTTTTATAGCCAGGGAGACTGTAGCAAGGCCGTACATTGGCATATAAATTAAGTTCTTTCCTTAGAGTAAGATTCAAAGAACGATGACCCTTTCCAATTGGAGTGGCCATCGGCCCTTTCAAGCCTACCCTATTCTGCCGAACAGATTCTAAACTTTCCCATGTTAGAAAACTTTGGGTTCTAGGATCTATCTGGTCCCCAACATAGTGTTCTTCCCATTCAATAGGAACATCAGCAGCTTTAAATACCTGCTTAGCTTGAATAATGAGATTAGTGCGAACATGGCTATATTAGATAGTGATAAAGGCATCATCAGTAAAAATATTGGCAAGTTAAAATCATGGGGACTCAAACATTATGATTGTTTACAGATTTAGAAAATTAGTACATGCTAAAACAGCAATCAACCCCAAATTTCCATATCTAATATAACGTGTCCAATTTTGGGATAGAGTAGCAATTCATAAGAAGTAAAAAGATACAGACCATGCTGTCAATTACAGAACACAAAGCAATACAAAAGAAAAGGTACAAACTTTAAAAGAGAAAAGGCTCGctcaataaaatacaataactgGAAAATCCCTTGCAATTAAATTATTCATGACGATGGATTTAGATGTCTTTCctgatttttcttattttaaaaaaatatatggtcaTATGAATCCGCACAAAGAAGCCTAATGAAAGAATATCACACGTAAGAAGCCaaccaaaagaaaacacaaagatttaaaagaaaagattggCATTTTCAGGATCTTTAATATGCCCAGCAATCTCATGACTCATGAGCATGGAAGGCATATTCTCATCAGCAATACGAGATACTTTTGTGTCTTCAACCCCCATTCCCAGGCTAAGTTACTCCAGCCACAGATACTAATCGCCATGAAAATTTGCACCCAAACACATTAATTTCCTCAGCTTCCCCTCGTTATTACAGGGCTTTGAATTAGTACAAATTATTCAACAGTCCACAAAGGACTAAATTTGTGCATATGCTCAAAAAGGTTGATATCACAGAAAAACATCCAAGTTGATCCTAATGGACCTTTATACTTGCAAACTCTTAGGGTCCAGACCGGACTCAAAACAGTTAACAACGACATTAAGGGTTTAGCaagtaaaccaaaaaaaaaaaaaggaaacagaaTATAAGTCAAAGATATTACAAAATGTCTAATGCAATGAAAGTGAGAAAGAATACCAAAATCTCcgttctccaaataaaaaattcctGATGAGAAAGTTGCCTCTAAAAGCAGCTAAATTCGGGTTCAAAATCGTGCGTTGtacatataagtatattatttattaaaatgttatttCAACTTTGATAGAATCGATTGGATATcgtagaaagagagagagaaacggaCCTGTTTGACAGATTGGGCGATCTCCGGGCCAATACCATCCCCAGGGAAGAGAGTGGCTCGGATCGACGTGGGCACGGACGAGAAGGCCCTGGACATAAACGGTGGATTAGCATTTGGGGTTATGGCGAAGGAGAGGATCTGGCTCGACCGGTTTCTGAGGACGCGTCGAAGGAGCTTGGAAGCCATGATCATTGAATCACGGCCacaacggagagagagagagagagaagggagagagtAGCAAGATGCTTCAAGACagacaaaaataaaactagGTTATAATATTCGTTCGCACCGTTGAAAGTTCTTGAGCTGAGTTCGTGTGCCAATCACAATAGTCAACCGGGAAAAGCTCGACGGGTAAAAAATCATTGTTGACACAGGCCAATAACATTCTGCCACGTAAGACATTTAATAAATTTCTCTCTACATTTATGCGTAGTAAATAACTTGCTTCTCTTCCCTCTCCTCcctcctctctctttttccctctcCACCCAACTGGAAATTCCTCTCTCTATGATACGTTCTCTCTCCAatactttctctctctaaattaaacaaattaagCACAAACTTCATTTTTAACCCATTTTAATGTGATCTTTCTCCCTCACCCCACCCAACTGCAGCTGCAACATCCCCCTCTCTTTTGCTTTAAAATACATTCTCTCTAGCTTGCCACGGCATCGAATAGAGCTCATGCGCATATTTTGCTTTGAAGCTTTGCCTCACAAATCAAATGGACGGGATGGAGTTGAATCTCGAAGGAGTTAAAAGTACAGGCTTTGCAATATTGCCGTTTTGGCGTTCGATTATTTCTACGCAAGACAATGAAGATATTTCAAGAGTCGTTTTACGCATTTGAAAATTGggatttttgttgtaaaatgtTTGAACGAGTCTGAAAGTGATTTCATtggaaaaatctatttacaaccGGCCAGGAGAACCGCGGGGCACCGCATCCCACGTGGCcacttgaaaatataatttttcttcttcctcaaaaccaactttttcctctctcttcaaATTCTTCTGCTTTTCCCTCTGTGAACTTCAACGAACCATCTGCAGCTTATTAGTGCTGTTAATGGCGACTCAtttgttcttttcctttcccttatTTACATTTACAAGTCATTATTACTaagctcttcttttcttttctgtattATTTGTTTTTCCGTACTCCCAATAGTACTCTTATGACCATATTGCTAAGCTTAAACGATGTAGGAAAACAAAATCCCAAAAAATTCCATTACTGAGTTTAGCGAAGCCATAAGTGTCCAGGTCAAGATTGGACAATAAGTAAGGGTCTAATCACAAACTTTATGCTGGGTTTGCAATTTTTGTTATGGGTATTCTTTTTTAGTTATAATGGTGTCTTTGGGTCTGGAAGAAGAGATCACGTTGCCTGTAGCAGACCAATGATCCAGATGCCGAGAAGAAAGACACaatgacgacgacgacgacgacgcGATCTCTACGCCCGTCTCTGTCTTTGCTATTTAACATGAATtcttccccctctctctctgttttcttctcttttttaattttttgttccttttttttttcatttatttttattttattattttattggctGACGTGGTATGCCGATGTTCCCACGGTTTCGCAACTCGGTTGCATGTAGTAGAGCTCTGAAACCCATTTCAGAACCGGACCTCAACGCTGCAGAAAAAACCCATTTGAAGACCCATTTCAAAGCCGCACCTTCACGCTGCAGAAGGTTTTCGTCCATTGGTTCAAGCTGCAGAAGCTCAGCGTCCATTGTTGAGGTACGCATTTAGAATCCCAGTTGATTGTTGTCGTTGCAAGGTTTCGAAAATGTTGAACTCAGGAAACGATTTGAGTGTGGTGTGGTCTGTATTGTCCACATTATTCTAGAAATCAGCAGATTTGCGTTTGGGTCTGTGTACAAAATCTAGTGGGTCTCACgtttgggtttttattttattttcatgttgAAAATCTTCTGTTAGTCAACGACTCTGTATAGAATGTGTAGTTAGTTAACGTGATTTCGGACTTAAAAACTTACTGCTTGTGTATTTGCATGGCTCCAACGATGGCCATTGATTTTCGGGTTGTGCTAACCTTATCTCTGGTTGAACAATATGGGAGAGATagtattttaagtttgatgaaTGGAAATGAATAGGAAATTCATCTGTAGGCTTAGAGGTAAGAGGAGAAAATGAATGGGAAATATTCATCTGTTGACTAAGTAAGAAGAGTCGTtgtgaaagaaatgaaattacAAAGTCGTTAACATATCTTGAACAACTAATTTAAGTTAAGTTAGTATATGTTtccccttttgttttttttttaaaaaaagcaaaaaggttaataataatacttactTGAAAGAATTTTTCTGACTGCTTAACCAAAACTTTATCTGAATCATCAGCATATTTGATAGATTCTCATCATCCCTCTTGTGCACAGATTCTTCATGTATAATATCTTTATCATAAAGATGCCATAGAATCTGTATAATAAAACAACTCAATGAGTtgaagcaacaaaataaaataaaatctaactcATCGACTTCACTCGGGTTTGATGGAACTAAATGATTCATCAACTTTTGCTTAACCTTTCGGCTCCAAGTTCAGTTGTGTTTATTTCCAAGTTGTTCATTAAATTTGTACTACTTGTAAGGCATATTTTATCTACTTTTGTGGAATTTTACAGTTCATATCGTCTCATCAtggaaaaaggggaagaacacTCATCTCCCCTAACACCATCTAGCTCAAATCTCCCAACCACGGTGTGTTATCTTTTTAGTAAATTTGTTGGACTATGTTGGGTTGATATCCATGGATTTTGTACATGAATAACTTGTGTAATAACATGTTAGGGCATACCGTCAACTTCTCTAACATTCAGAAATTACATGCACATGCACGGTTACTATGGAGAACTTCCTACGCGGTCACCAGGTCTAATGCAATAGCAAGATGGCTACCAATATTCATTCAATATTCAAGAGGTGATACAATTGtattcttaaacttttgtaaatttttagTTTGAATTGCCTTTATTAGTGTcatatgatattaaaaaatgctCGCTTTTCTTTTAGTACGATGTTGGTTACCCAACTTCTGTTATGACTACTGGATCCGCCGCAAACAAAAGAGATGATATAGAAGACTTGTCTCCCGAAACTGATATCCCATGTACCTCCGCTGAAGTTGAAGAAAGCGGAAAAGATAGAGCTGATGGTATGGAAACCACCACGGATGTCGTTGCCAAGACAGCTCAGTTAGATGATGGAGTTGGTGGTGACACGATTGAGGAGCCCAAGTCGAAGATGGGGTTTAATTCTTTTGAAGAGGTAATGACTTATTACAAGCAGTATGCTAAGAATATTGGGTTTGGAGTGATGACAAGAAGGACTGAGAAGGGAGATGATGGGACTGTCAGATATGCCACCCTCGGGTGTGCCCGTGGTGGGAAAACCCGTAATAGGACGTTGAATGTTGCCAGACCACGTCCGACTGGGAAAACGGAGTGTAAGGCGAAGATTAATGTCTTAAAAGTTGACGGAAAGTATGAGTTGACAACAGTTAATAACATTCATAACCACGGCCTTAGTCCAAAAAAAGCCcgcttctttcgatgtaatagagaagtgTCTGAATCCGTAAAAAGAGTGTTAGATACAAATGATTTGGCTGGTATCCGAATGAATAAGAGCTTCGGATCTCTTGTCGTTGGCGCGGGAGGTTTCGAAAACCTCCCGtttttggaaaaggattgtCGGAATTACATCGATAAGGCCCGACATTTACGACTTGGCGCTGGTGGTGCTGGAGCACTTCAGGAATATTTTTTGCGGATGCAATACAAGAATCCTGGGTTCTTTGCGTCCATGGATTTAGATGATGACGGGAGGTTAAAGAATGTCTTTTGGGCAGACCCCCGTAGTAGGGCAGCCTATGAAGATTTCGGTGATGTGGTtacattcgacaccacatatCTGACGAATAGATATGGGATGCCATTCGCACCATTTGTAGGTGTAAACCACCACGGCCAGTCAATTCTTTTGGGAGCTGGATTGATATCCAGTGAGGATACGGCAACGTTTGTATGGTTATTCAAGACTTAGTTAcagtgtatggatggtatagctCCTAGAGCTATTATCACTGATCAAGACAGAGCAATGAAGAATGCTATTGCTCTTGTCTTTCCACAAAGTCGACATCGATTTTGTTTGTGGCATATCTTGAAAAAAGTCCCTGAAAAGCTTTCCTCCTATTCTGCCTACAAAAGTGGGATGAAAGCTGCtttgatgaaatgtgtgtatgacACCCAAAATGTTCAAGAGTTTGAAAGCGCTTGGGAGCAGTTAATCACCACTTACAATCTGGAGGAGAATAGTTGGCTGAAAAGTTTATATACTGACAGAAAGCATTGGGTACCGGCATTCTTGAAAGATTCTTTCTGGGCAGGGATGAGTACAACGCAGCggagcgagagcatgaatgctttttttgatGGTTATGTTCATGTGAAgacaaacttgaaagagtttgtcgaCCAGTTTGACAACgctttgaagaagaaaattgagaatgaaaataacGCTGACTTTCACTCATTTAGCGTCACAATTCCCTGCATATCTAGATCTCCGATCGAGAAGAAGTTTCAAGAATTATATACGAATGCAAAATTCAGGGAAGTTCAGCGAGAACTGCAATGTCTTATAGATTTGGCCCCAGAGTTGCTTAAGAGAGATGG
This genomic interval from Carya illinoinensis cultivar Pawnee chromosome 10, C.illinoinensisPawnee_v1, whole genome shotgun sequence contains the following:
- the LOC122278638 gene encoding protein FAR1-RELATED SEQUENCE 5-like, with product MPMFPRFRNSVACSRALKPISEPDLNAAEKTHLKTHFKAAPSRCRRFSSIGSSCRSSASIVEYDVGYPTSVMTTGSAANKRDDIEDLSPETDIPCTSAEVEESGKDRADGMETTTDVVAKTAQLDDGVGGDTIEEPKSKMGFNSFEEVMTYYKQYAKNIGFGVMTRRTEKGDDGTVRYATLGCARGGKTRNRTLNVARPRPTGKTECKAKINVLKVDGKYELTTVNNIHNHGLSPKKARFFRCNREVSESVKRVLDTNDLAGIRMNKSFGSLVVGAGGFENLPFLEKDCRNYIDKARHLRLGAGGAGALQEYFLRMQYKNPGFFASMDLDDDGRLKNVFWADPRSRAAYEDFGDVVTFDTTYLTNRYGMPFAPFVGVNHHGQSILLGAGLISSEDTATFVWLFKT